The DNA segment ATTTGTATCAAAACCAAAGGTGATAAGAGAGGGAAAAGCAATGATGTGCATTCTGAGGCACTTGTCAGAAAAGGAGCTAAATGAGTTGaagaaacaagacaaaaagaacacacaAGGAAATGAGATCTGTCCCCAAGACAGCCAGAACAATAAAAACTAAGGACAATTACGTTCATTTGCTGTGAGATTTATtaatagtgtgtgtatattttatatatatatatatatatatatatatatatgagaaacATTATCCTGTTGCACCTAAGCATAACATGTTGCCTTTTGCAAACTAGATTATGGGCTGCACTTGATTGTCAATCCCGTTTTTTTCTACCATTTCCTTTAGATCACCAGGCAGTGGTTCACATGTGCTTGCATCTTTATTTTTGGGTGGCCTGAATCCACTTAGGCGAGAGGCCAGACTTCGTTTGGGACGAGTGCGTTTCTTTACATGtttaaaagacagcaaaaaaaaaaaaaagttgaaaaatttCCCAGTACGAACATTAAACTGAAATACAATGCAACAGATTCTGAACTTAAGATGTAGTTTAAGACTAGCATACAAATTCCTTATTTAAAATGGtgaatttaaaagatttaaacAAACATTACTAGCACCACAGTGCTAGCTGGTGAAATATCAGTGGTCTGAAATCTGAATTACTTTGCTTGCACAAACTAATCCTCTTACCTTAAGTTTTTGCTTTTCAGGATCATGTTTAACAAGGTGCCTTTCCAGACTTTGCTaaggagagagagaaggggggaaaaaaaaaaaaagtagtcaaGATAGAGCAAATCTTGTATTCATGCTTCATAGCtcagattcatttttaaataacttcaATTTTGAGTAGTTTAGTGCTTAGAGAACAAGTTCAAGAATTGGCAAATAAAAGATAAGTACCATTAATTAAAGCTAAAAACACAAGACAGAATTTAATTCCAAGTTTAAATTTCCAGCTGTACTGATAGCTCAGTCTCATCATTCAGTCCTAGTTTGTTAAAAGCAAATAGAGaatggttttctttttaatgtagcTATATTTTGCCACTACATATTTATCATctgtaaagattttaaaaaatgtttacctgTGTTGGTCTTTAAATAGTTTCTTTGGTATATGAATTACATTTTCTTGGTGTCATATTGACAGCCATTAAAAGCTCTATTATTTGGAAGAACTTAGAACTAGGACCAGGCTTTTTTATTTAGATAATAATGCTAAAGAAGGTGTTGTACTTgaattatataaaatgaaaggGACCAATATTGGGGGTTTGTTAACCCTGGgtcaaaattcaaattaaaagatCTCATCCACTGCATCCCAAGTCCAATAAAGCAAGAGCCATTAAACTGAAACTAATCCAAATACAGCCAAATTGAACTGTGCTCCAAGCAGTAATACCTCCACTGCACTTTTGTTCGCCTTATCGAAACAGGCAGAAGCAAATGAGTGACCTGAACGGTGACAAAACCTTATTGAGAACATTCTGATTAGCTGGTTCTAGGAACTGGGAAATGTCAAAGAGGGTTTGTACACTGAAAGGAAGGATTATAGTAAATATCCTGAAGAAATTAATTCTtgcttcatttttgatttttgcaaaTGTCTTTATTCTATTTAGTAAAGCACTTTACACTCATTCACTTGTAGCTAAAGAATggacttaaaaataaaagtactgtttAAAAACCAAGCCCTCTGTCAGTTTAGCTAACATTTCAAAAGCAACTTCAAGAAAAGCACTCTAATATGGCAAAACATGTTGAAAAAGGAAAGTTATTCATTAGAAATAGGCCTACACTCTGATTATACAGGCAAAACAATAACCTTCtaatatatacattcatacataaaaAGGCAGGCTTACTTTCATTGCAAAAGTTTTTTCACATCCAGGATGTTCACATTTGAAGGGTCGCTGCTCTTCATGGAAAGTGAGAATGTGACTTTGCAGATTAAAGTGAGTGGTGTATGTACGGTCACAGTCAGCTTTTGGACACCTGAATACAAGTCTCTCTTCCAAGTGAATTTTCTGGTGCTGCTCAAGGAACCACAGCTTCTTAAATGTCTTTGGACATTGCTTACATTGAATTAATTCTTCAGAAGACCCGGGGTTGGTgtaaagagagaagagagaaaccCTCAGGTTATCAACATTAAAGAACGATGCAAATGTTTTACAGAACTCCTGGGCCATAGAGCTCCTTCTTAGTTAACCCAGTTATACCAGAACATTACGGTATGTCTTAACACACCACACACCCCCACCAGGACttaaaaacaccacacacacacacacacacacacactacagcaCTGTGGATCCAATTATTAATTCTAATATTGCTAAATCAACTTCACATCTAAGTAAATCCAATTTGCATATGTCCATATGTTGTCTAACATTCACTGACTGTTTGGTGTTGCCCTAACTAACACTCAGTGAATAACCCTGGATAAAGCAACCactgctttaatattttaattccaTAATAGTATATGGTTTTatgacttttaaaatgaagattacCGTGTCTCTTGGATCCCACTCTAACCaaaatatgggaaaaaaaaaaaaaaattgcaattgtGTTTGAAGTGGCCATACTTTAGATCAGGGGTAGCCAActccaccgtggctgcaggttttcattctaacccctaaTGAGTGACcggttttttttcttaattagctttttttgaattaattgacttgctcttgaagactcagactccttaattgcTTCTTTCCTTACTTATCAGCCAAACaatgatacaaaatgagccaaaacaactggtgtccaccacacaatatctgaaaataaagatgaaagtctcaggaatgttgatctgctcaggtccccaaaacattttaccagtgctcttagaaaagagaaaatcaacaattttgaaaatgtctgctaatgcaccacgagagcagcaacaagtcacagAATTGAAGGACggatttaattaacaagaatcggcacctcattaagcagctggttggagtaaaattggttggagCTGGAGTCCTGGACTTAGTTGgttttctgttggctccctcacttcacatttcatttctgtttgggtaccatttaaggaaagaaatgaagcaattcagaggaacaatgaagaaattaagGCGAATAAAtcaaagcaattaaaataaattcacatgaagttaattagcagcacaaacagggaactcaaaaaaaaaaaaaaaaaaagttagaatgaaaacctgtagccacggtggtcctccaggactggagttggagacctctGCTTTAGATAATACACCATTGCAGACAAGTGTGCATAGTTATTAGATTTTGCAGAAGAAATACAAATTGTTATGAGCATGCAGTGTCATTTGGTTTACTACTTTTACATAAGTAGTGATATTGTATTAtcttactggtttttttttttattatggtatTGTTTTTAAGATGGAGTGGTTGACTGGACAGGATGAGAtcaagcatgttttttttttttttcgcccaGTTTAAGATACACTGATTAGGATTGTACCTAATGTAAGCATTCACATTTTAAATACCAAAAAACCCAATCTTTAAAATGGTACAGTACCAGCAGTTCTGAATTtacaataccaaaaataaatattagttccAACCTGCCGCCAACTCCCACTCTCGCCTCATGGTAGAATCATGGGGGAAGGTTCAACACGATGGTTTCACTGGCGAACATCGCGATTTGATGTAGACTCCACAGCACAACCCTCCCATCTTTTAATATGCTACAGAGTTAGTGAGGTCCAAGTTAACACCCACAGTCCCTCCAACCCTTAAGTTACATTAAATATGCACATCATTGAAAAGTTATGAGTTTGTTGCAATCCATCAAGATTCATCGAGTACCATTAAAAACTACAGCTGATGTAGTTCACCATTTATTCGAAgggggaagagaaaaaaaaaaaaaaaaaaaaccacaccacACACTCTTTATTGGCAGGTCTTAAGTTACAGAAttttctgaaagaaagaaagaagttacCTTGATGGCTGCCATTTCTGTGTTTGAGGAATTCTGTCCAGGTTTTACCGACAAACTCGCAATCTTCTTTCTCACAGGCATAACCTATGCAATGAAGTAAATTGTTAAAATTGTTCAAGTGTTTAGAACTACATTAGATCAATTTGCAAATTGTGTTATACCTTTGTGTACTTTTTCATGCCTTTTCAATCTGCTGAGTGAAGCAAAATTTTTCTCACAGCCGTCAGAGTTACACCTAGGTGAAAGTTTTACAGTTaaatttttggggggggggggggatttacgCACACAAATTCTAactgcacataaaaaaaaaaattgccaagtTTTCAGTTCTCTTTATGAAAATCAGCGGAATTAATCATATACTTTTTTGGAAATACTTGCATCAGTATACTTtcctagaaataaaaatgttaaacttgGAAGGTATTATCAACTAAATTTGCATATTTAGGAGTATGTGATAATCTTTGCTCTGGATGGTAATCAAGTATAAAGAGGAGAGAGGCTCTGGCAAGGTTAAACCCATTTAGCAATGTTACACACATTGGTACCTAGTTCatcttaaaatattacaaaactgctaaaaataaaaatacatagaatTTAAAGATGTTGAATTAACAGCCAAAATTTGACAACCTTGCCGTTATACATTACAAGTCCAATCATGCGCTCAGATATTCATCATATTTTACTACAAATACATGTTTTGGACTTTGTAAGCATACACAGTATTCATGAGACAGTACACAAATTTTGCCACAAGTATtttaagccccccccccccccaaaacatttttattattgtttgctaTTCAGCATTTGTGTCCATAAACACACTCTTATCAGAAACTTTCTCTGTGCTGCACGAAAACATGAGATGTTTTTTTACAGTcaacactacaaactacatggattaagtaacacattttaaaaatacaacgtAAAAAAGGGGGAGGGTGTAATATTACATTAAGGTGAAACACTCCCTCCAAGTCTGGTGTAAGTACTATGAGGAGAAGAACGAGAACAACAAGAACAGTAGCCTTGTTTATCACCATTATTTGGCGGATGCCTTCATCCAAggcgacttgcaacatttgagagataaaaggaaatgtaaccagCTGTGATTTACTTAATGAAGTGCAAGCAGGTGAAGTGCCTTGCCCAGGTGACAGTATCAGTAGAAAGATTTGAACTTGAAAAAACCCAAAGTTTGAAGCATTAAGTACTGCATTTGATCAAATCAGCATATGTAATATAGACTGTGATATACACATCCTGAACAAGAAGAGTTGTGTACCAGTAATATGTGCCAGCTTCACTGTCATCCGTAGTGCTATGTGGACAAGAGATGTGTCAGGATGATTTGCTGCCAGTAAGCACAGAGGGTGACAAGCAGGCTTTCCTCACTAATTATAAATTACATCACACTCGCATATATTTCCATTACATACATGACTTAAAAAGGTATGCAGCTATTCCATTAAGTGCAGAGAATCAATGAAAACGTAAGAGACTGATAAAACACAGACAGGGCAGTAATGCACACCCGCCAGCGTTATCCTACTTACTTGTACGGCAAAATATTGGTATGCTCATATTCATGGGCTTTAAGTTGACTGTTCTTCTTAAAGACTTTTCCACATCCTTCATGCGCACActgagaaacaaacaaacaacgacGTGAGCCtcaagataaagaaaatgtgtgcCAACTTTAGAAGATTCACTAACTACCCCAAAAACAATGGTAAAGAGCAGGGATGCAACATGCACACATAACTATCGGGTTATCTTTAAATCTCTAGTAAGCAGGCCGACACGTTCGCAATGACTATTAGTCCCAGCTTTATAAAGTAATACTTGCGGTATACTGTGGTCCTTGGTTCTCATGTTTACGTGCAATGTGTTTCTTGAGATTCGAATTGGTACTAAAGGCTTGAGTGCACCCCTCCGACGTACATCTGCAAAGCAATCGCTAAAGTGAGCGGTTTTACAACAAGCTTGAACTTCCGTGCACTGAAATACTGCGGAATTTTGACAAAACTTACCGGAATGGTTTCTCGCCGGTGTGCGTTAGCTGATGTCTTATGAGATGAAAGTTCCTGGTGAAGCTCTTGGTGCAGCCTTCATACTGGCACACAAAGGGTCTCTGGAAACGCaaacagttttcttttaaaatacagtattcagACAGCGTGCGAGTCAGGAGCACGCTAGGAAGTGTCCAATAGTCTTACCAGGCCGGTGTGCTTGCAGATGTGTGCTTCCAACTTCCAATTTTTATTAAACGTTGCATTACAcccttcaaaggagcaaaaatacattttgtcagAAACGCACTTCTCACCCATTTCAGTAACAGGTAAAGGCAATACATAAATATTTCGTTCGTAAAACATCAAACTTTCTCCCACCATCATTCTTCCCACGTGTCTACTGTATATCCTCCGAAGCGGACAAGACCAACTCTTGGGGATGCAAGCGAAGGGAAGGACGAATACGAAAACACTTCTTAATAccaaataaaaagacattttatttatgtaaaaagtcgagcatatatttaaattttttatataaaaaagaatggtgaaatactgaaaattaaaGACTAGTAAGAATAATGTAGATTGTTCTTTACTTAAAACATTACCCCCTCAAAGGATTTTCCAATGTTACTTACCCACAAATTCATTGGGCAACTACATTATGATTCGAATAGGAAAGATTGTATTTTATGTTGCTTTACCTGTAGGAaagtttaatgcatttttatttttctctattgagataatatatatattttaaaatatcatgttacacttttcttcattttactGCTATCTAATAAACCAGCATAAAATATTAGCTACATATTTGAACACCCCTCTACTTTACACGCTTTCCAATGTTCCAGGAAGCTCATCTGACAGCTGAAGGCGCTTATTGTTTATTGGTGAGTTTAACTCATTCGCGTGTGTTATTCGTACGCTTATTGGTGAGAAAAAAAGCATGTTCGTCGAAAGAGAATGCTTGGCAAGTGGCATACTGTGTTTTTAGGTTATTTCGCTCTTTTAGCATGAGGTTTAAATTTAGTCATTGTTCTTTTGAGGGAGTTATTTTAAATTAAGGTTGTTGAAAGTTCTCTTAACCTTTCCAGTTAATTTACTTAATGGGAGCTCACCCACTATATTGAACATCTGAGAATCTATGTACAttcgtttttttttcatataggcttttaaaattgtttaatttccgattatttattgttaaattatCTTGACCTCTGGACtttgttattgtattgatttgaattgttttacaaagtattacatttacttgtctatttaagtttattttgtgtGGCAGTATGAAAAAACAGTTAGGTCAGGTTGGTACAGCAGTGTTGCCACgtccaccacatgatgaaacagttcAGGATCCAGGTTGGCAACCCCCGGCAGACACAAAGTCCAGTCccgccctccggaaatgaccatctatctgccgcagcctggTGTTGCGTGGGCATCCCTTTTTCCTGTTCCAGCTGCTTgaatcctcaacaatgaggatcctgtgagccagatcaccctaaGGCAGGGgcaggcaacgtcggtcctggtgagccgcagtatgtgcaggtttttgttccaaaccagttccttaacgagaactcaattattgctgatgaagcacatattgcttaagtgacattttgatgcttcattttagtggtctcgcttgttaaggttctccaaccttaattgcttatttcaatcttaaactgctgcattcagtgttttaattgctccttattagcaataagatgtaaaagacaaagcagccagcagttctccagctagcttttttccaattacatctgtgtgtgttcatcatgcactgtttgatttaataaaacacttaatagaaaaatgtgacagactgaaaatgatctgttttaggcttcatatcatttggatgatatccttggaaaggaaaaaaatctacgatataagagccttacattgcacagactaacaagccataaaattaaataaggtctgagattggcaatgattggtttctaattaagcaattgggttgaataaaaacctgtagccactgcggctcaccaggaccgacgttgcctacccctgccctaaggGAATCGTGGCACATGGACATAGTGCCATAATTGATGCTCAGTTactacaggtaatgtgcctcattctggactctgtgagcaactgctcattcgacaaaaagtcaaaccagagTTACCCAAGGAGACAAGTACCACAAGAGTGTAGTCTTCATCTaaagtcactggatagtgtccatgtcttgcgaCCATATtggaaaacaggaagcaccaggactctaaagacgtacccctttgtccttttgcagagatattgggagagcCGCACACCTTTTTCCAGCAACtttatgaccccccatgctctcccaatccatctactaatTTAATAGGAAGAGTcattagagacatgaatgtcactgctaaggtaagtaaGTAAACGTCACGACGCTGTTGACACTCTCTCTCAACACATTCACTAAAGCGTTAAACAAGGTAGGAGCAAgagcacacccctgacaaactccagaatcaactgggaaaaatgcagaggttgtGCCTCAGATCTGTACAGAACTCACAGTGCAGgagtcacagtaccagtgtacaggccaggcACAACATCCAGAAAATTCGGGGGGGATCCCGTAAAGTCTCAGtctgtcccacagggcaactcgatcaactgagtcaaacgctttacaatAATTGccaaagctgcaaagaaactgccaaTATTCATGTTTGCTCTCGatgaaaaccctcagtgccaggctGAGgctgatggtagacttcttatgtgtaaaaccagactgctctgatCGCTGGTAGgtcagcaagtgatcacggatcataTTGAAGAGCTTTGCCCCACCTGCCATTTCTATGCACTGTATTTCACACCCTTAGCTACTTGTTGCAGATGCAGTCAAACCAGATCTTAATGAAAATTTTAGACTTCAGTTATTttgtgtgaatttaataaaagtatGATATGTATGCCTTTGGTGTCATTTAATTAACATTCAccctatttttttaaaaaagctgttGCTGTATAGTTGTCAAAAATGTGAAACTTTGTTAATTTATGTGTATGGTAGAGAGAtgggcaaaagtaatttttacagATCTTTTCTCTCCCCTGCTCCCTACTAGCCTGTTTCAAAGATGGTGACCATCACAATATTTAGCATTTGGAAGACTTTGTAAGAGGTCAAATATCTCTTgaatcaaaaattatattttaatgattCAAAAAAAAGTCTATCAGCATAAAATACTCTGAAATCAGTCATGTTGTTCTTTAATTTATAGCTCTTTAAAATTGATGATCGGGTActgattttcactttttttgtgattcttttttttaaccagcaTGGAAAAGGTAACCAAAGTTGTTACTCACACTATAGAGACTTTGTTacattaaagcataaacaaaactTCTTCATGGGTTCCTATCCCTCCACATTTGAGAAAAATCAAATTTTTACAAGTTTAAGGGATGTATACCTCTGGTGTGGCAAGATGTAAAAAGCTGACTTTTTTGGGTGTCAcatcatacaatacaatttattttttgtataacccaaaatcacacaagaagtgccgcaatgggctttaacagaccctgcctcttggcagccccccagccttgaccctctaagaagacaaggaaaaactcccaaaaaaaaacccttgtagggaaaaaatggaagaaaccttgggaaaggcagttcagagagagattcctttccaggtaggtgaggcatgcagtgggtgtcaaaaagaagggggtcaatacaatacagtacaatacacagaacagaacatcaTCTATTTGATTGTAGTCCACCCACTAAAAATAGTAATTGTGTTCTGTCTAGTTTTTGAGATATACGGCCTGTTTGGCCAGAGAAAATATTGGTTATCTGTAGATGCATAatgctattttaaatattaataatatattacgTTTTCATTATATTCATGACAATCTTAACCCTGAAGTTCCCCAACTCTGTTTacacactttatattttttaaaagtgaacCTGTTTTGATTGCTGTGTGAAGTAATGCGAGAACTCATTGTTaagcttttcattcattttatataatttacaaGAATCTGAAGTACATAACTTGACAGGTGACAAGATCTTGAGGATTTTGTGATTTGGGATCTAAGCTGATGCTCTTTCGTCATTTGATGGCACAAAGAATGTTGTGGAACCAGGAGGATTGTAAaagttgtggcggacagccggcaGCTGATCCCAGCCGGGACGCtcctgtgatggaaggatgggggaaggcagctttttcaggacactgcctcccccaaaacgctggatggcagctcccctggagtgtagtgaTGCCAGGACTTGGAGTCCGGTTTCTCAGCCttgctgggtgctgtgggtgccgccagggggagctgtgaaaggacctggggtgtcatgcttcccttgcagcccgaaagtgcttggaagtcatgaggacagaagccccACAGTACTTCCAGACTGATTAAAGAGatgggattctccatctgacccagaagagctggcaagtcacagggacggaagagCGGGAACACTtcctggtcaaggactatataaagaactgttggagacccagcaagcgagccgcaGTTGGGAGGAgtttgacagagcttgctgggaggtgtggaggagacaaaaattattgtatttatttatttgattgtgtactagtggtggaggtgcttttggcactgttattaagaagaagaatattaaaatacttcttgttgCTTTTTCCTTGTGTCCTGAGCgtttgtctgttggggttaaatgGGCAGCAGTGACCCCTAATGTTCACAAAGTATGTTTGTTGTGTCCTGTGCATGCCTTATAAATGCATGTAACATctcttctctctattataaaaaaaaatcctggaaagcaaaagcaaggctacgatacgtgatcttctcggaagacattttaaagaccaaagagacttgccatggTGCATCTCGCGGGTACCGTAAACATGAGAGAttttttgtgccaagagattgacccaggaccttCCAgcaatgacgtagaacatgagattcttgcaagacacgccctacttacaatctatcaaataagacaatggggcagcaaaacattcagtcttgtgaaggatttgagcacatacagatccagggtctcagtgcatataaagcgtataaggacaatacgttataaatgaaacgtcgatgagtaattgaagaagaaagcagtgcggagaaaagagactcaaaagcattggaaagaaaaaagaaaaaataatctaggtgcaaattcagaaaataaggcaagtaattatcagcccgtaacaagtggaattgaaacaaagcacgtccaatcaggctcagaattaaaagacagagtaaaagacaatatagaacttcataaagatattCACAAACGTttgtgcta comes from the Erpetoichthys calabaricus chromosome 4, fErpCal1.3, whole genome shotgun sequence genome and includes:
- the gtf3ab gene encoding general transcription factor IIIA, b; amino-acid sequence: MMVGESLMFYERNIYVLPLPVTEMGEKCVSDKMYFCSFEGCNATFNKNWKLEAHICKHTGLRPFVCQYEGCTKSFTRNFHLIRHQLTHTGEKPFRCTSEGCTQAFSTNSNLKKHIARKHENQGPQYTCAHEGCGKVFKKNSQLKAHEYEHTNILPYKCNSDGCEKNFASLSRLKRHEKVHKGYACEKEDCEFVGKTWTEFLKHRNGSHQELIQCKQCPKTFKKLWFLEQHQKIHLEERLVFRCPKADCDRTYTTHFNLQSHILTFHEEQRPFKCEHPGCEKTFAMKQSLERHLVKHDPEKQKLKKRTRPKRSLASRLSGFRPPKNKDASTCEPLPGDLKEMVEKNGIDNQVQPII